The following coding sequences lie in one Leptospira neocaledonica genomic window:
- a CDS encoding motility associated factor glycosyltransferase family protein, translated as MSHDLPEKTREIFGKKPYLSLYFQNPPTETLEFRLEAAKNQNEFFLSKKGRALASSVSPFTQAKRQLDSISIQSTDLVAVLGLGNPHLIREVESKLEPGQILLLIDKDRDLLFPLWEEWLEPVMEVPGRHLFLGENSLSLLWNYLESLPVERVSGIRILRNAASVSLEEMFYAETDIRLRKILSSKMSDLLTKFEFERIWVRNSLVNTANFLSPPSPRTKIESLKEKFNGTPSLLVSAGPNLRRQCEWIKSIRDKVFIMSCDTSLKVLLKYGIIPDGVMTLDAQTHSVFHFLGEDTSQIPLFADLVSSPPILRNLKFKSVVHSITAKYLVDASGELKREATAGSKSAESLLGQIGDVQSGGSVATTAFDLLRSLGCKPCFLVGQDLAYSGREIHSTGTHHNEKWLTLLTRKTSLEKINEAVVRKRDTRYVPSVTGREVLTDYVLDLYRHWFEESSKSLDFPVYNVNTQGAKIENAKNIGPEEATQILKGFENHEYFWKEFPAWKPNLIQENLVGSPTKFKEDLLKAIDTIKSEFSDEENRLKSYADLLTLFREKLGEWDDLRYLIRKTEVYILRHKDKLDEDRKRELFLGAILKEFTMLRRKLLAGEN; from the coding sequence ATGTCTCACGATCTCCCGGAAAAAACAAGAGAAATATTCGGGAAAAAACCCTATCTCAGCCTGTATTTCCAAAATCCTCCTACAGAGACGTTGGAGTTCCGACTTGAGGCAGCCAAAAACCAAAATGAGTTCTTTCTCTCCAAAAAAGGAAGAGCCCTGGCAAGTTCTGTTTCTCCTTTTACCCAAGCAAAACGCCAATTAGATTCGATTTCTATTCAATCCACAGATCTGGTTGCAGTTTTAGGACTCGGAAATCCTCATTTGATCCGAGAAGTAGAATCCAAATTAGAGCCGGGACAAATTTTATTACTCATAGACAAGGATAGAGATCTACTCTTTCCACTTTGGGAAGAATGGTTAGAACCTGTGATGGAAGTCCCAGGAAGACATTTATTCTTAGGAGAAAATTCACTTTCTCTTCTTTGGAATTATCTGGAGTCACTTCCTGTAGAAAGAGTTTCAGGCATCAGAATACTTAGGAATGCGGCAAGTGTTTCTTTAGAAGAAATGTTTTATGCGGAAACGGATATAAGACTTCGAAAAATTCTCTCTTCTAAAATGAGTGATCTACTTACCAAATTCGAATTCGAAAGGATTTGGGTAAGAAATTCTCTTGTAAACACCGCGAACTTTTTATCTCCACCCAGTCCTAGGACTAAAATTGAATCCTTAAAGGAAAAATTTAACGGGACACCTTCCCTACTCGTATCCGCAGGACCGAATTTGCGAAGACAATGCGAATGGATCAAGAGTATCAGAGATAAAGTTTTCATAATGTCCTGCGATACTTCTCTCAAAGTACTTCTCAAATATGGGATCATACCTGACGGAGTAATGACCTTAGACGCACAAACTCATTCAGTATTCCATTTTTTGGGAGAAGATACATCACAAATCCCATTATTCGCGGACCTTGTCAGTTCTCCTCCTATATTAAGAAATTTGAAATTTAAATCGGTGGTACATAGTATTACCGCAAAATATTTGGTAGATGCCTCCGGAGAATTGAAAAGAGAAGCAACAGCGGGAAGTAAAAGTGCAGAATCATTACTCGGTCAAATAGGAGATGTTCAATCCGGGGGTAGTGTTGCCACAACCGCATTCGATCTACTCAGAAGTTTAGGATGTAAACCTTGCTTTTTAGTCGGCCAGGATTTGGCTTATTCCGGTAGAGAAATCCATTCCACAGGAACCCATCATAACGAAAAATGGCTTACTCTACTCACCCGCAAAACCAGTTTAGAAAAAATTAATGAAGCCGTGGTCCGAAAAAGGGATACAAGATACGTTCCTTCCGTGACAGGCAGAGAAGTATTGACGGATTATGTTTTGGATTTGTATAGACATTGGTTTGAAGAATCCTCCAAGTCCTTGGATTTTCCTGTTTATAATGTGAATACACAAGGGGCCAAAATTGAAAACGCGAAAAACATAGGACCGGAAGAAGCCACTCAAATCCTAAAGGGATTTGAAAATCACGAATACTTCTGGAAAGAATTCCCGGCTTGGAAGCCAAATCTGATCCAAGAAAACTTAGTAGGATCTCCCACAAAATTTAAAGAAGACTTATTGAAGGCGATAGATACGATCAAATCCGAATTTTCAGACGAAGAAAATCGGCTAAAGTCTTATGCAGATCTTCTCACTTTATTTCGCGAAAAATTAGGAGAATGGGACGATCTAAGATATTTGATACGAAAAACGGAAGTTTATATTCTACGCCATAAAGACAAATTAGACGAAGACAGAAAAAGAGAACTCTTCCTGGGGGCTATTCTAAAAGAATTTACGATGTTACGCAGAAAACTTCTGGCAGGAGAAAATTAG
- a CDS encoding DMT family transporter: MFQNQSIKFFILLVIAMVSWGFAWPSAKSIVGTEPPIVIVFWRFLATALSLVPVLILRKESIALPDKKGLLQVAIGAVLYTIYNQFFLLGLSQGLAGAGGVLVTTMNPIFTYILVHTFQKKLPSGKEFIGLFIGLTGGFLLLKIWEGDWTLLFQSGNVYFLLCAFSWAILSMNSHSTGQRMSPMVYSFYVFSIGTIFDLFLAFPYDLSGVMDNGWNFWVQLFYLSVISTTFGTTVYFYASSRLGSRTASSFIFLVPVTALLGSWIFLGEEPKLSTLLGGVFAISSVIILNRTQGKKEEVSVADEELEVPN, encoded by the coding sequence ATGTTCCAAAATCAATCTATAAAATTTTTTATCTTACTCGTGATCGCCATGGTGAGTTGGGGATTCGCTTGGCCTTCGGCAAAATCGATCGTGGGCACGGAACCTCCGATCGTAATCGTGTTCTGGAGATTTTTAGCAACAGCACTTTCTTTAGTTCCGGTTCTGATCTTGAGGAAAGAATCAATCGCCTTACCTGATAAAAAAGGATTACTGCAGGTTGCAATAGGTGCTGTTTTATACACAATATACAATCAATTCTTCTTATTGGGATTGAGCCAAGGTTTGGCAGGAGCTGGTGGGGTCTTAGTCACAACAATGAATCCGATCTTCACTTATATCTTGGTCCACACTTTTCAGAAAAAACTCCCTTCCGGAAAAGAATTCATAGGTTTGTTCATAGGATTAACCGGTGGATTCTTACTCTTAAAAATTTGGGAAGGAGATTGGACCCTATTATTCCAATCTGGAAATGTTTATTTTCTACTCTGTGCGTTCAGTTGGGCAATCTTGAGTATGAACAGTCATAGCACAGGACAAAGAATGTCTCCGATGGTGTACAGCTTTTATGTATTCAGCATAGGAACAATATTCGATTTGTTTCTCGCATTTCCATACGATCTAAGCGGAGTAATGGATAACGGTTGGAATTTTTGGGTCCAACTATTTTATCTTTCTGTAATATCAACGACCTTCGGGACAACAGTATATTTTTACGCTTCTAGTAGATTGGGATCCAGAACGGCGAGTTCTTTTATATTCCTCGTGCCTGTGACTGCACTTTTAGGAAGTTGGATCTTTTTGGGAGAAGAACCTAAATTAAGTACATTACTCGGCGGAGTGTTTGCGATCTCATCGGTGATTATATTGAACAGGACCCAAGGAAAAAAAGAAGAAGTTTCGGTGGCAGACGAAGAATTGGAAGTTCCGAATTAA
- a CDS encoding serine/threonine protein kinase gives MEIPGKEFYNRLDIDSVLSAVEDAGFSVSGHCLALNSLENRVYDVGLEEGGRLVVKFYRPARWTLNQILEEHSFLKELEEGEIPVVAPLALENGITVRETKGIYYTIWPLQKGRLVEELDKNNLVQTGRLLARIHNIGASKQAKHRIEYNLKNFGEEPLRFLKEKEFLPTHLWTRYEIAAKRIFSSFSEASKDMPFHRIHGDCHKGNLIQTADGLCFIDFDDFVNGPAVQDFWMLLPFGDSSSEYEREIFLEGYREFREFRSSWFDLVEPLRGLRYIHYSAWIAKRWEDPSFPNAFPHFGTEEYWEKETQDLERLGSDLPVSSEEDGRNSFIKTEESELTNKDFFWDMED, from the coding sequence ATGGAGATCCCCGGCAAAGAATTCTACAATCGACTGGACATAGATTCCGTTTTATCAGCGGTAGAAGATGCCGGATTTTCAGTCTCCGGCCATTGTCTCGCCTTAAATAGTTTAGAAAACAGGGTCTATGATGTAGGCTTGGAAGAAGGGGGAAGACTCGTCGTAAAATTCTACCGTCCCGCACGTTGGACTCTTAATCAAATATTAGAAGAACATTCTTTTCTAAAAGAATTAGAAGAAGGAGAGATTCCCGTAGTCGCTCCCCTCGCCTTAGAAAACGGGATTACTGTAAGAGAAACAAAAGGAATTTATTATACAATCTGGCCTCTCCAAAAGGGAAGATTGGTAGAAGAGTTGGACAAAAACAATTTAGTCCAAACAGGAAGACTACTCGCCAGAATTCACAATATAGGCGCCTCTAAACAAGCTAAACATCGAATAGAATACAATCTGAAAAATTTCGGCGAGGAGCCTTTACGATTTTTGAAGGAGAAGGAGTTCCTACCCACTCACCTCTGGACAAGATACGAAATAGCAGCAAAACGAATTTTTAGTTCCTTCTCCGAGGCTTCCAAAGATATGCCGTTCCATCGTATCCATGGAGATTGTCATAAAGGAAATTTAATACAAACAGCTGACGGACTCTGTTTTATCGACTTCGACGATTTTGTGAACGGCCCTGCCGTTCAGGACTTTTGGATGCTTCTTCCTTTCGGTGATTCTTCATCCGAATATGAAAGAGAAATCTTTTTGGAAGGTTACCGTGAGTTCAGAGAATTTCGCTCCTCTTGGTTTGATTTAGTCGAACCGTTGCGGGGTTTACGTTATATCCATTATTCCGCATGGATCGCAAAACGTTGGGAAGATCCTTCTTTCCCGAATGCATTTCCTCATTTCGGAACGGAAGAATATTGGGAAAAAGAGACCCAAGACCTGGAACGACTTGGTTCGGATCTTCCTGTATCTTCTGAAGAAGATGGTAGGAACTCCTTTATTAAAACGGAAGAGTCAGAACTTACGAATAAGGACTTTTTCTGGGATATGGAGGATTAA
- the plsY gene encoding glycerol-3-phosphate 1-O-acyltransferase PlsY translates to MNELYIVFPPASFLLGSVPFGFLAAKYKGIDIRQKGSGNIGATNVTRLLGWKIGLPVLLLDIFKGAIFPLLIRILFGESNQLLALFCGVAAVLGHMFSPFLKFKGGKGVATSFGVFAVLAPGPILITLIVFLSLKKIFGFVSIGSIGGAITLPISYYLLSLIDGKSFNTPIFWAIVCISLTILVLHRTNLIRLVKGQEFASDKEKYKDQE, encoded by the coding sequence ATGAATGAGTTGTATATCGTTTTCCCGCCCGCTTCTTTTCTTTTGGGTTCGGTACCTTTCGGATTTTTAGCTGCAAAGTATAAGGGGATCGATATTCGACAAAAAGGAAGCGGTAATATCGGAGCAACCAATGTCACAAGATTGCTTGGTTGGAAAATCGGTTTGCCCGTTTTACTTTTAGATATTTTTAAAGGTGCGATCTTTCCTCTTTTGATCCGGATCTTATTTGGAGAATCGAATCAACTTTTGGCATTATTCTGCGGAGTAGCTGCGGTTCTTGGGCATATGTTTTCACCCTTCTTAAAGTTTAAAGGGGGGAAGGGAGTGGCCACTAGCTTTGGAGTATTTGCGGTGCTTGCTCCGGGACCGATACTGATCACGTTGATCGTTTTTTTAAGTTTGAAAAAGATCTTCGGGTTTGTGTCCATAGGCTCCATTGGGGGAGCGATCACTCTACCTATTTCGTATTATCTACTTTCTTTGATTGACGGTAAAAGTTTTAATACACCTATCTTTTGGGCGATCGTATGTATCAGCTTGACGATCTTGGTACTTCATAGGACCAATCTGATCCGACTTGTCAAAGGACAAGAATTCGCTTCTGATAAAGAAAAGTATAAAGACCAAGAATAA
- a CDS encoding heme oxygenase (biliverdin-producing) — translation MSLAQLLRDGTSESHTIAENNAFIRCFMKGVLEPKSYAKHLESFYFVYAAMEEELENKKDHPIVGKIRFPELYRKAQIEKDLAHFFQPGHSPKATQATEAYVKHIRETANTSPELLIAHSYVRYLGDLSGGQILKRVAAKALGIEGTSGLDFYEFPEISSPKDFKDKYRNTLDSLPLSDSEKEKIVQEANEVFKLNGKIFDELEETLISSIGKDKFEEVLASPARH, via the coding sequence ATGAGCCTTGCCCAATTATTAAGAGACGGAACCTCCGAATCTCATACCATCGCGGAAAATAATGCATTCATTCGCTGCTTTATGAAAGGAGTATTGGAGCCAAAAAGTTACGCTAAACATTTGGAATCTTTCTATTTCGTATATGCTGCAATGGAAGAAGAGTTGGAAAATAAAAAAGACCATCCAATCGTCGGAAAGATCAGATTCCCGGAATTATATAGAAAAGCGCAGATCGAAAAAGACCTGGCTCATTTCTTTCAACCTGGACATTCTCCTAAGGCTACTCAAGCGACCGAAGCTTACGTAAAACATATTAGAGAAACTGCAAATACTTCCCCTGAATTATTGATAGCCCACAGTTATGTTCGATATTTGGGAGATCTTTCAGGAGGTCAGATTCTCAAAAGAGTAGCTGCTAAAGCTTTAGGAATAGAAGGAACATCCGGTTTGGATTTTTACGAATTTCCTGAAATTTCCAGTCCGAAAGATTTTAAAGATAAATATAGAAACACCTTAGATTCTCTTCCTTTGTCCGATTCTGAAAAAGAAAAGATCGTGCAAGAGGCGAATGAAGTTTTCAAATTGAACGGGAAAATTTTCGATGAATTGGAAGAAACTTTGATCTCTTCAATCGGTAAGGATAAATTCGAAGAAGTTTTAGCAAGTCCTGCGAGGCATTAA
- a CDS encoding EAL domain-containing protein, translated as MILQAQETEIVPFFQPILSVEDGQIFAHEVLARKKTEDGIVSAGYLFSAEIGLSDSELGELEEGIWRKALEKLKVHPDQSKLFLNISPNRLYRELENERIDSFRLLRLTREYGIEPTRIILEVTEEEFSGSLDSLRIAVDLLRAYGFKIALDDLGSEASGIERVGLLRPDFLKLDLRLIRASARSPSVRKVLEHIRDLAFSLGASVLYEGLETQEELYFALEGGARFLQGFLLLRPGAELSTGKEPSLSIKEMVKFFHQKKMEVLRQELNFENKIRLTLGEFLNPFPVLKIANRYLIDAYTVFQSSKEIHRVYITDSKGTQLSPYYMRTGEDSFRETSHGIGKNWSYLPYFYRQLRDSMRKPEDWGMSERYFDSDAVKDLIVFSREIESGAYVFLDVTAPRLY; from the coding sequence ATGATCCTCCAGGCCCAGGAAACCGAAATCGTACCATTCTTCCAACCTATCCTATCGGTTGAAGATGGGCAAATTTTTGCTCATGAGGTTTTGGCAAGGAAAAAGACTGAAGATGGTATCGTTTCTGCAGGCTATTTATTCTCTGCTGAGATAGGTTTGTCCGATTCCGAGCTAGGAGAATTAGAAGAAGGTATCTGGAGAAAAGCTTTAGAAAAACTTAAAGTTCATCCGGACCAATCCAAATTATTCCTGAATATTTCGCCCAATCGTCTCTATAGGGAATTGGAAAATGAAAGAATAGATTCCTTTAGATTATTACGTTTAACTAGAGAATATGGAATAGAACCGACCCGTATTATTTTAGAAGTCACAGAAGAAGAATTTTCCGGGAGCCTGGATTCTTTAAGGATCGCAGTGGACCTTCTCCGCGCATATGGATTCAAGATCGCATTAGACGATCTAGGATCGGAGGCTTCCGGTATAGAAAGAGTCGGACTTCTTCGTCCCGACTTTTTAAAATTAGATCTTAGATTGATAAGAGCTTCTGCTCGTTCTCCTTCTGTTAGAAAGGTGTTAGAACATATCCGTGACTTAGCCTTCTCCTTAGGAGCTTCCGTTTTGTATGAAGGTTTGGAAACCCAAGAAGAATTATATTTTGCATTGGAAGGTGGAGCCAGATTTTTGCAGGGATTTTTACTTTTGAGACCAGGAGCAGAACTTTCCACCGGCAAGGAACCTTCTCTATCCATTAAAGAGATGGTGAAATTTTTTCATCAGAAAAAAATGGAGGTTCTTCGCCAAGAGTTGAATTTTGAAAACAAAATCAGACTAACCTTAGGAGAATTTTTAAATCCTTTTCCTGTATTAAAAATAGCTAATAGATATCTGATAGATGCTTATACCGTTTTTCAATCTTCTAAAGAGATTCATAGGGTGTATATCACTGATTCCAAAGGAACTCAATTGTCTCCGTATTATATGAGAACAGGAGAAGACTCTTTTCGAGAAACGAGCCATGGGATCGGCAAAAATTGGTCTTATCTTCCCTATTTTTATAGGCAGCTTAGGGATTCGATGAGAAAGCCTGAGGATTGGGGAATGAGCGAACGCTACTTTGATAGTGACGCGGTAAAGGATCTGATCGTTTTTAGCAGAGAAATAGAATCCGGTGCCTATGTATTTTTGGACGTGACCGCTCCTCGCCTGTACTAA
- a CDS encoding MFS transporter produces the protein MLKVSAKKESSSLGADSFPWITLSFIFLAMLPVTMIVPVYKEIIKDRLGGTGYGVAWFQSSAMLGSFLFSPLAGWLSDKLGTRKKLIGTFAILDGFFLALLPFMPNISSLFVLRFLEGGAHIFVIGLLLTCISDREKDQTSSFYNKGILFGLGGTLLTLGGGVGQSLGFLGNKDPLLPFFVGGFILLILGILSFFFLEEANLKKLKWEGWQKTKTALALSPLLLVPIVFHFVDRFTVGYFLSSLNLHLREDLGFSPGQVGGLFGVMFLLMSILSLPAALLSRRWNSISLVWIGSFIYGIAQASTGFLNTSSGLYTSMIACGIGAGIMYVPAMRLASSLAPNGFNAVVMTVFTGLGSLGFLLGPLVSVSAQDTFNRIYDKTLGLEFTGILYGALEVLLVLGTLPLLSKILEKEKDKSIF, from the coding sequence TTGTTAAAGGTATCTGCCAAAAAAGAATCCTCCTCTTTGGGGGCGGATTCTTTTCCTTGGATCACATTATCCTTCATCTTTTTAGCTATGCTTCCGGTCACAATGATCGTGCCGGTATATAAAGAGATCATAAAAGATAGATTGGGTGGAACCGGTTACGGAGTAGCCTGGTTCCAAAGTTCCGCGATGCTTGGCTCCTTTTTATTTTCACCTTTAGCAGGATGGCTATCGGATAAATTAGGAACCAGAAAAAAATTAATCGGAACTTTTGCTATATTGGATGGATTTTTCTTAGCCCTTCTTCCGTTTATGCCAAATATCTCTTCTCTTTTTGTTTTGAGATTTTTGGAGGGAGGGGCTCATATTTTCGTGATAGGTCTACTTCTCACCTGTATTTCCGATCGTGAAAAGGACCAAACATCTAGTTTTTATAATAAAGGAATTTTATTCGGGTTAGGAGGAACACTTCTTACTTTAGGAGGTGGTGTAGGCCAATCTTTGGGATTTTTAGGAAATAAAGATCCGCTTCTCCCTTTTTTTGTAGGCGGTTTCATTCTTTTAATTTTGGGAATTTTATCTTTTTTCTTTTTAGAAGAAGCAAATCTGAAAAAATTAAAATGGGAAGGTTGGCAAAAAACTAAAACTGCATTAGCACTTTCTCCCTTGCTGCTTGTTCCGATCGTTTTTCATTTTGTAGATCGATTCACAGTAGGTTATTTTTTAAGTTCCTTAAATTTACATTTAAGAGAAGATCTGGGATTTTCCCCGGGACAGGTAGGTGGACTTTTCGGAGTCATGTTCCTGTTGATGAGTATATTATCCCTTCCAGCTGCACTTCTTTCCAGAAGATGGAATTCTATCTCTTTGGTATGGATCGGCTCTTTTATTTACGGGATCGCTCAAGCAAGTACAGGTTTCCTGAATACCTCATCCGGACTCTATACTTCCATGATCGCATGTGGAATAGGAGCCGGGATTATGTATGTACCCGCGATGAGACTTGCTTCTTCTCTTGCTCCGAATGGTTTTAATGCAGTAGTAATGACTGTGTTTACCGGACTCGGATCTTTGGGATTTCTTTTGGGGCCTCTGGTTTCCGTTTCAGCTCAAGATACATTCAATCGTATATACGACAAAACTTTAGGTCTGGAATTCACAGGAATCTTGTATGGAGCGTTGGAAGTTTTGCTGGTTTTAGGCACTCTTCCCCTACTCTCTAAAATTTTAGAAAAAGAAAAAGATAAATCGATATTTTAA